The Bacteroidota bacterium sequence GGCAGCCAGGTCTTTGCGCAGCTGGGCCGGGGTGGTGTGCTGCCCCGGCTCCAGGTGCCGCAGGTATGCCGCTATCTCGGCAGGAGAGGAGATCAGGAAGGGCGTGTGGGCCGGTATGCCTGCAAAGGGCCTGTCCGTCTGCTTCACCTCCGGCTTGCGGGCAGTTTCGAATTTCTCTTTCCAGCTTTTTGCCATACTACTCAGTTGGATTATCCCCATGCTACGGCCTGGGCCCATGCGTATTGGTGGCTAGCTGCACCTGGGGCGGATGGATCTGTATCGCTACAGATTTGCACTAGCCCTGGGCCGCGCGCTTCTAGGCGCCTGCGTGCTCGGCCTGTGTTTCAAGGCTGCTGCTGGCCAGTGCGCGGTACTTGCCGTAGTACAGGCAGATGGTTTCGATACCCTTCAGGTAGTTGAAGATTCCGTAGTGCTCGTTGGGGCTGTGGATGGCATCGCTATTCAGGCCAAAGCCCATGAGTACAATGGGTACCTTAATTGCCTGGTCGAATGCGGCCAGGATGGGGATGGATCCGCCCTCGCGTGTGGCGATGGGTGCCTTGCCAAAAGACTGGGTCATGGCCTCCACCGCTGCCTGATAGGCGGGGGTGTGTACGTCGGTCAGGTAGGGGTTTCCACCATGGTGGGGGGTTACCTTTACCCGCACACTCTTGGGGGCTATGCGCTCAAAATGCTCGGTAAAAAGGCGCGTAATGGTTTCGCTATCCTGGTGGGGTACCAGGCGCATGCTTATCTTGGCGTGTGCCTGGGCAGGCAGTACGGTCTTGCTGCCCTCGCCGGTGTATCCGCCCCATATGCCATTTACGTCCAGGGTGGGCCGTGCACTGGTCTGCTCCAGGGTGCTATAGCCCTGCTCGCCCCGGGTGGCGGCTATGTTCAGGTGCGCGTTGTAGGCTGCCTGGTCAAAGGGGATGCGCCGGTACTCATTCCGTTCTTCGGGGGTTAGTGCCAGCACGTCGCTGTAGAAGCCGGGTATGGTAATGCGGCCGTTCTCGTCCTTCAGGCTGGCT is a genomic window containing:
- a CDS encoding dipeptidase, producing MHQEVLAYIEKNKDRFLAELFDLLRIPSVGADGKYRNDVLQAADFLLRKFRKMGMDKAQLLNGSGFPVVYAEKIVDPQAPTVMIYGHYDVQPADPLDLWTSDPFQPEIRDGKIYARGACDDKGQMYMHVLAVEGLMQMGKLDCNVKFLIEGEEETGSVSLPEVISKYAELLSCDTVLISDTSMLANDTPSISISLRGLSYVEVEVTGPNRDLHSGVYGGAVDNPVNVLCEMIASLKDENGRITIPGFYSDVLALTPEERNEYRRIPFDQAAYNAHLNIAATRGEQGYSTLEQTSARPTLDVNGIWGGYTGEGSKTVLPAQAHAKISMRLVPHQDSETITRLFTEHFERIAPKSVRVKVTPHHGGNPYLTDVHTPAYQAAVEAMTQSFGKAPIATREGGSIPILAAFDQAIKVPIVLMGFGLNSDAIHSPNEHYGIFNYLKGIETICLYYGKYRALASSSLETQAEHAGA